Proteins found in one Mucilaginibacter gracilis genomic segment:
- a CDS encoding response regulator, translating into MPSAKLKIFIVDDHYLILQGLSSLLTDEPGFEVCGLSKDPTEVLALLETARPDILLTDISMPVLSGAELTTLVLKKYPRIKVIALSMYNEPKTVNEMVEAGVSGYLLKATSKAQLIQALKTVANGRTYFTAEIQDAFNHNENPASRFTSREIEILRLIVKENSNKQIAQKLFISERTVETHRRNILRKTDAVNTVGMVRYAYENKII; encoded by the coding sequence ATGCCTTCCGCTAAACTCAAAATTTTTATAGTAGACGATCATTACCTTATATTACAAGGTCTAAGCTCGCTTTTAACGGATGAGCCTGGCTTTGAAGTTTGCGGACTAAGCAAGGACCCTACCGAGGTGCTTGCCCTGCTTGAAACCGCCCGGCCTGATATTTTACTAACTGACATTAGTATGCCTGTTTTATCGGGTGCAGAGCTTACCACGCTGGTGCTAAAAAAATATCCGCGTATCAAGGTAATAGCCTTATCAATGTACAACGAGCCCAAAACAGTTAACGAAATGGTTGAGGCCGGGGTATCTGGCTATTTGCTTAAAGCAACCAGCAAAGCCCAGCTCATACAGGCATTAAAAACCGTAGCCAATGGCCGTACTTATTTTACCGCCGAAATACAAGATGCGTTTAATCATAATGAAAACCCCGCATCGCGCTTTACCAGCCGGGAAATAGAGATATTGCGTTTAATTGTTAAAGAAAACAGCAACAAACAAATAGCTCAAAAGCTTTTCATCAGCGAACGCACTGTTGAAACCCACCGCCGTAATATTTTGCGCAAAACCGATGCCGTTAACACGGTAGGTATGGTTAGGTACGCTTACGAAAATAAAATCATCTAA
- a CDS encoding DNA-3-methyladenine glycosylase family protein: MFNQFNKTNYRHLCDQLGDTDPTLQQIIKKHGYPPFWERPNTFESLVHIILEQQVSLASALSALNKLKDKITEITPARVVLLTDEELRACYFSRQKTIYIRHLAENILNGNIVLDELALMDDDTIRQKLTAIKGIGNWTVDIYLIFIAHHCDVFPIGDLAAVNALKKIANIPLASREDVLAIAEGWKPYRTIATMLLWHFYLEERKK, from the coding sequence ATGTTTAATCAGTTTAACAAAACCAACTACCGCCACCTTTGCGATCAATTGGGTGATACTGACCCTACGTTACAACAAATTATAAAGAAGCATGGCTATCCGCCTTTTTGGGAGCGTCCAAATACCTTTGAGTCGTTAGTTCACATTATATTGGAGCAGCAGGTTTCGCTGGCTTCGGCACTATCGGCATTAAATAAGCTGAAAGACAAAATAACCGAAATTACCCCGGCCCGCGTGGTTTTGCTTACCGATGAGGAGTTGCGCGCCTGTTATTTTAGTCGCCAGAAAACCATTTACATCAGGCACCTTGCCGAAAATATATTGAACGGCAACATTGTGCTTGACGAGTTAGCCTTAATGGACGATGATACCATTCGTCAAAAACTAACTGCTATTAAAGGTATTGGCAACTGGACGGTTGATATCTACCTCATATTTATTGCACACCATTGCGATGTTTTCCCTATTGGCGATTTGGCAGCGGTAAACGCGTTAAAGAAAATAGCAAACATTCCCTTAGCAAGCCGAGAAGATGTTTTGGCTATTGCCGAAGGATGGAAACCTTACCGTACTATTGCTACGATGCTGTTGTGGCATTTTTATTTGGAAGAGCGGAAGAAATAG
- a CDS encoding MutS-related protein, with protein MVYLVFIVLGLVLFYAFNKNRRANKRKLFIEQLINNWGQPTDNYRDIDLIASYHQYLKTENSIPDSVANDIDLDNIYNYADRTCSKPGQQCLYHQLRSPQEDISRLQALDKLAEQLSADEDKRTAIQMELFRLGNKNAYYLYQLFAKKHPPLYGFILSLYIRLAWAIWISAVILTIIIHTSALFLLALGLTLFNFYLHYNNKSNILKYIHSLPQLYILTQVSKNIYNKITTTENAEIEGRLKNIKRLNKSLRYVTLESGVANDPTDIAYAIWELIKIMLVIEPAMFISSINKVTRYRDDIEALFNYVGKIDMAISIQSFRLGLPYYSKPVFINNYNALNVTGLYHPLVENCVPNSLHTFDNQGVLVTGSNMSGKTTFIRALAANTLLSQTLYTSCTKQYEAPLLQLFTSIRISDDMEEHKSYFQAEAISVLNIMNQSKARPVKSLVIIDEIFRGTNTIERVAAAKAILSYFTANKSFVFVSTHDLELAELLGNEYAIYCFEEQVADTRLVFDYKIKPGILKNKNAIAIMAGLGYPEAVIADAYAMSETLREKYKI; from the coding sequence ATGGTATACCTGGTATTTATTGTGTTAGGGCTTGTTTTATTTTATGCGTTCAACAAAAACCGTAGGGCTAATAAACGCAAGTTATTTATTGAGCAGCTAATTAATAACTGGGGCCAACCAACCGATAACTATCGCGATATTGATTTAATAGCCAGCTATCACCAATACCTAAAAACAGAAAACTCAATTCCCGATAGCGTAGCCAACGATATTGATCTCGACAATATTTACAACTATGCCGACCGAACCTGCTCAAAACCAGGGCAGCAATGTTTATACCATCAGCTACGCTCGCCCCAGGAGGATATTTCCCGGTTACAAGCACTGGACAAACTTGCCGAACAATTAAGTGCCGACGAGGATAAACGTACAGCTATCCAGATGGAACTATTTAGGTTGGGAAATAAAAACGCCTATTACCTTTATCAATTGTTCGCTAAAAAGCACCCCCCGTTATACGGTTTTATCTTGAGCTTATACATTAGGCTGGCCTGGGCTATTTGGATTTCGGCCGTTATTTTAACTATTATTATCCATACATCGGCTTTGTTTTTGTTGGCATTGGGTTTAACGCTTTTTAATTTTTACCTGCACTACAATAACAAAAGCAACATTTTAAAGTACATTCACTCGCTGCCGCAGCTTTATATTCTAACACAGGTATCAAAAAACATTTATAACAAAATTACCACAACAGAAAATGCCGAAATTGAAGGCAGGCTTAAAAACATAAAGCGTCTCAATAAATCGTTACGTTATGTTACCCTGGAGAGCGGCGTTGCCAACGACCCTACCGACATTGCTTATGCCATTTGGGAACTCATTAAAATTATGTTGGTTATTGAGCCCGCCATGTTTATCTCATCTATTAACAAAGTAACCCGGTACCGCGATGATATTGAGGCGCTGTTTAACTACGTGGGCAAAATTGATATGGCCATATCCATCCAATCGTTCAGGCTGGGGTTGCCTTACTATAGCAAACCGGTTTTTATTAACAATTATAATGCTTTAAACGTAACGGGGCTTTATCATCCGCTCGTTGAAAACTGCGTACCCAATTCACTGCATACATTTGATAATCAAGGTGTTTTAGTTACGGGTTCTAACATGTCGGGCAAAACAACTTTTATACGGGCATTAGCCGCAAACACATTGTTATCGCAAACACTTTACACATCGTGTACCAAACAATACGAAGCGCCATTGCTGCAACTGTTCACCAGTATCCGCATTAGCGACGATATGGAAGAACACAAAAGCTATTTCCAGGCCGAAGCAATATCGGTACTCAACATCATGAACCAAAGCAAGGCCAGGCCTGTTAAAAGCCTGGTTATTATTGACGAGATTTTTCGCGGCACCAACACCATTGAAAGGGTGGCCGCAGCAAAAGCAATATTATCGTACTTTACGGCCAACAAAAGCTTTGTTTTTGTATCTACCCACGATTTAGAGCTGGCCGAATTATTGGGCAACGAATATGCCATTTATTGCTTTGAAGAGCAGGTGGCAGATACCCGCCTGGTTTTTGATTACAAAATAAAGCCCGGCATTTTAAAAAACAAAAACGCCATTGCCATAATGGCTGGCTTAGGCTACCCTGAAGCGGTTATTGCCGATGCTTATGCCATGAGCGAAACACTTAGGGAGAAGTATAAGATTTAG
- a CDS encoding replication-associated recombination protein A: protein MSTLPPLAERMRPKNLDDYVGQKHLVGPGAVLRKAIVAGTLPSMIFWGPPGVGKTTLAFIISQSLDRPFFSLSAINSGVKDVREVIEKASQLRNEGQTLPILFIDEIHRFSKSQQDSLLGAVERGIVTLIGATTENPSFEVISALLSRCQVYILKPLSEDDLIHLLQTSQQQDEVLKKRNITIQDYEALIRLSGGDARKLLNIFELLINAIDGKNITITNQLVLEHVQQNLALYDKAGEQHYDIISAFIKSMRGSDPNGAIYWLARMIVGGEDPLFIARRMLILASEDIGNANPNALLLAQSCFNAVNVIGMPESQLILSQTVIYLATSPKSNSATTAIGAAMALVRQTGDLPVPLHLRNAPTKLMKNIGYGKDYKYAHGFEGNFVDLDFLPDAIRGTKLYEPGNNAREAEAKEKLKKLWGDRYKY from the coding sequence ATGAGTACCCTACCGCCACTGGCCGAACGTATGCGCCCAAAAAACCTCGACGATTATGTTGGGCAAAAACATTTAGTGGGCCCCGGTGCCGTGTTGCGTAAAGCTATTGTAGCGGGCACGCTGCCATCAATGATATTTTGGGGACCGCCGGGTGTTGGTAAAACTACGCTGGCCTTTATCATTTCCCAATCGTTAGACAGGCCTTTTTTTTCGTTGAGTGCCATCAACTCGGGGGTTAAAGATGTGCGCGAGGTGATTGAGAAAGCATCGCAATTGCGCAACGAGGGACAAACCTTGCCCATATTATTTATTGACGAAATTCACCGTTTTTCTAAATCGCAGCAAGACTCGCTGTTGGGTGCCGTTGAGCGCGGTATAGTTACCCTGATTGGTGCCACTACCGAAAACCCCTCGTTCGAAGTTATTTCGGCTTTGCTTTCGCGATGCCAGGTTTATATTTTAAAACCCCTCAGCGAAGACGATTTGATACACCTGCTGCAAACATCGCAACAGCAAGACGAGGTTTTAAAAAAGCGCAACATTACCATACAGGATTACGAGGCCCTCATCCGCCTTTCGGGTGGAGATGCACGCAAGCTGCTCAATATTTTTGAGCTGCTTATTAACGCTATCGACGGCAAAAATATCACCATTACCAACCAATTGGTGCTGGAGCATGTGCAGCAAAACCTAGCACTTTATGATAAAGCGGGCGAGCAGCATTACGATATTATTTCGGCCTTCATCAAATCAATGCGCGGGTCGGACCCAAACGGTGCCATTTACTGGCTGGCCCGCATGATAGTGGGAGGCGAAGACCCGCTGTTTATAGCCCGCCGGATGCTCATCCTCGCATCCGAAGATATTGGTAACGCCAACCCTAACGCCTTGCTGCTTGCCCAAAGCTGCTTTAATGCAGTAAATGTAATTGGCATGCCCGAGTCGCAACTCATATTATCGCAAACGGTTATTTACCTGGCAACATCTCCAAAAAGCAATTCGGCAACCACCGCAATAGGGGCGGCAATGGCTTTGGTGCGCCAAACCGGCGATTTACCTGTTCCGTTGCACCTGCGCAACGCGCCAACCAAACTGATGAAAAACATTGGTTACGGTAAAGATTATAAATACGCCCACGGCTTTGAAGGCAATTTTGTTGACCTCGACTTTTTACCCGATGCTATCCGCGGAACTAAACTTTATGAACCCGGCAACAATGCCCGCGAAGCCGAGGCCAAAGAAAAACTAAAGAAGCTTTGGGGCGACAGGTATAAATATTAA
- a CDS encoding DUF5687 family protein, translating into MTLTFIRHELKAFWRSKNSGKALAVRIVMGILIALLLLEVLALAFFMDTLLVRSFPKQNLITSFSGILFYYFLFDLLMRFQLQELPTLQVQPYLHLAIKKNALVRYLSFASLQSFFNLWPFILFTPFICKFIWYNQGFITALVFFLSIIAFAGFNNYLALYIKRRSNINGWISVAFAATLSILVALDFKWGVVSFRVPSLWFFGHLSAQPALLALPVLLAVGMYYVNFLYLKSNLYLEELGSRKTSYKSSTEYPVLDRFGKVGDLVGNEIKLIFRNKRSRSAFIMTSIFLLYGLLFYTNKVYGEGWKVFCGQFMTGIFIINYGQFMYGWQASHFDGILVSKVKFSDFLKAKYLLFTTVSTVAFILTLPYAYFGWHIIVVHFAMYLWNIGISTNVVLFFANRNYKRIDLSKGASFNWEGVGATQLLVGFPLMITPYIVYGPLAWLKHPDIALLILGAIGAFSFMMRPYWIKYLEKDFNNRKYTIAEGFRNK; encoded by the coding sequence ATGACATTAACTTTTATCCGACATGAATTAAAAGCCTTTTGGCGCTCAAAAAATTCGGGAAAGGCCCTAGCCGTACGCATTGTTATGGGCATATTAATAGCATTGTTGCTGTTAGAGGTATTGGCTCTGGCCTTTTTTATGGATACACTTTTGGTAAGGAGTTTTCCTAAACAAAACCTCATCACATCGTTCTCGGGCATTTTATTTTATTACTTTTTGTTCGATTTGCTGATGCGCTTTCAACTGCAAGAACTACCTACTTTGCAGGTTCAACCTTATCTGCATTTAGCAATTAAAAAAAATGCACTGGTTAGGTATTTATCATTTGCTTCGCTTCAATCGTTTTTTAACCTGTGGCCGTTTATACTTTTTACACCGTTTATCTGTAAATTTATTTGGTACAACCAGGGTTTTATAACCGCATTAGTTTTTTTCCTTTCTATAATTGCGTTTGCGGGTTTCAATAACTATCTGGCACTATATATCAAACGCCGCTCTAATATCAACGGGTGGATTTCGGTGGCCTTTGCGGCAACGCTATCCATACTCGTCGCTTTAGATTTTAAGTGGGGTGTTGTTTCGTTCCGCGTGCCATCACTATGGTTCTTCGGTCATTTAAGTGCGCAACCAGCTTTACTCGCCCTGCCCGTATTATTAGCTGTTGGCATGTATTACGTTAACTTTTTATACCTCAAAAGCAACCTTTATTTAGAAGAATTAGGTTCGCGCAAAACATCCTATAAAAGCAGTACCGAATACCCGGTACTTGACCGCTTTGGCAAAGTTGGCGATTTGGTTGGCAACGAAATTAAACTCATTTTCCGCAATAAGCGCTCGCGTTCCGCTTTTATCATGACAAGTATATTCTTGTTATACGGTTTACTATTTTATACCAATAAGGTGTATGGCGAAGGCTGGAAAGTTTTTTGCGGTCAGTTTATGACGGGTATTTTCATTATTAACTACGGTCAGTTTATGTACGGCTGGCAGGCCAGCCATTTTGATGGCATATTGGTGAGCAAGGTTAAATTCAGCGATTTTTTAAAGGCCAAGTACTTGTTGTTTACTACGGTTTCAACTGTGGCTTTTATCCTAACCCTGCCTTATGCATATTTTGGCTGGCACATTATTGTTGTACATTTTGCCATGTACCTGTGGAATATTGGCATAAGCACAAACGTAGTATTGTTTTTTGCCAACCGTAATTACAAACGGATTGACCTAAGCAAAGGCGCATCGTTCAACTGGGAAGGCGTTGGCGCAACCCAATTGTTAGTTGGTTTTCCGTTAATGATAACGCCTTACATTGTTTATGGCCCGCTGGCCTGGCTTAAACACCCCGATATAGCCCTGCTTATATTAGGCGCCATTGGTGCATTCTCGTTTATGATGCGCCCTTACTGGATAAAATACCTCGAAAAAGATTTTAATAATAGAAAATATACCATTGCCGAAGGCTTTAGAAACAAATAG
- a CDS encoding ABC transporter ATP-binding protein, with translation MIEVKDLKKVYGGVTVVNVPYLEIRKGECVGLVGNNGAGKTTLFRMMLDLIRPDNGEVLSNNENVAQSEKWKDYTGSYLDEGFLIDYLTPEEYFYFIGGLHQQSRAHVDEFLVTLTDFFNGEILKRGKYIRDLSKGNQCKVGVAACLLQNPELLMLDEPFANIDPSTQIRLKNMIKDLNKQRGMTAIVSSHDLNHVTDVCDRILLMEKGKIIKDIATNSSTLAELEQYFAVGATSTEAEL, from the coding sequence ATGATAGAAGTTAAAGATCTGAAAAAAGTTTATGGTGGCGTTACGGTGGTTAATGTACCCTATTTAGAGATACGCAAGGGCGAGTGTGTTGGCCTGGTTGGTAACAACGGTGCGGGTAAAACCACGTTGTTCCGCATGATGCTTGATTTGATACGCCCGGATAATGGCGAAGTACTATCAAACAACGAAAACGTTGCCCAAAGCGAAAAATGGAAGGATTATACAGGATCGTATCTGGACGAGGGCTTTTTGATTGATTACCTTACGCCCGAAGAGTATTTTTACTTTATAGGCGGCCTGCACCAGCAAAGCCGAGCCCATGTTGACGAATTTTTGGTAACCCTTACCGATTTTTTTAATGGCGAAATATTAAAGCGCGGCAAATACATTCGCGACCTCAGTAAAGGAAACCAGTGCAAGGTTGGCGTGGCCGCTTGCCTTTTACAAAACCCTGAACTTTTAATGTTGGACGAGCCCTTTGCCAATATTGACCCCAGCACGCAAATAAGGTTAAAAAACATGATTAAGGATTTAAATAAACAGCGCGGCATGACTGCAATTGTATCCAGCCACGATTTAAACCATGTTACCGACGTTTGCGATCGTATTTTGCTGATGGAAAAGGGAAAGATAATTAAGGATATTGCCACCAACTCATCCACCCTGGCCGAACTGGAGCAATATTTTGCAGTAGGCGCAACAAGCACCGAAGCCGAGCTTTAA
- a CDS encoding GNAT family N-acetyltransferase, with product MNIREAIIGDVAAILEIAQKTWWPTYSPILSTEQIAYMLSVLYSEAKISRQISTGEQTFILLFADDVPVAFAAYSPREEDADIYKLHKLYCLPQTQGKGYGKILIDEVCKRVRATGKHTLDLNVNRHNKALSFYEKMGFAVAYEEDIPIGTYWMNDFVMRKELGPV from the coding sequence ATGAATATCCGCGAAGCAATTATTGGCGATGTAGCCGCAATTTTAGAGATTGCGCAAAAAACCTGGTGGCCAACTTATTCGCCAATATTGAGTACAGAGCAAATAGCTTATATGCTAAGTGTTTTGTATAGCGAAGCAAAAATAAGCCGGCAGATAAGTACGGGTGAGCAAACGTTCATCCTGTTGTTTGCGGATGATGTACCTGTGGCCTTTGCTGCTTATTCGCCACGTGAAGAGGATGCCGATATTTATAAGTTGCACAAGCTTTATTGCCTGCCGCAAACGCAAGGCAAAGGTTATGGTAAAATTTTAATTGATGAAGTTTGCAAGAGAGTACGGGCCACCGGTAAGCATACGCTTGATTTGAACGTTAACCGCCATAATAAAGCCCTTAGCTTTTATGAAAAGATGGGCTTTGCAGTGGCTTATGAAGAAGACATACCCATTGGGACGTACTGGATGAATGATTTTGTAATGCGAAAAGAGCTTGGCCCCGTATAA
- a CDS encoding exodeoxyribonuclease III codes for MKIITYNVNGIRSAMSKNWLAWLQASDADVVCLQEIKATPDVLTDLHLVENLGYEHYWYPAEKKGYSGTAILTKCTPKHVEYGCGITDFDREGRNIRVDFDEVSVMSTYFPSGSSGDERQVFKYRFLDEFGQYIDQLKLECPNLVISGDYNICHKPIDIHNPKSNANSSGFLPEEREWMENFVQSGFVDTFRHLNPEPHNYTWWSFRANARAKNLGWRIDYNMASTPLLDKIKRAAILPEARHSDHCPVLLELDF; via the coding sequence ATGAAGATCATCACATACAATGTTAACGGAATACGCTCGGCGATGAGCAAAAACTGGCTTGCATGGCTACAGGCGTCGGATGCGGATGTGGTTTGTTTGCAGGAAATAAAAGCAACTCCCGATGTTTTAACCGACTTGCATTTGGTTGAAAACCTGGGTTACGAACACTATTGGTACCCCGCCGAAAAAAAGGGTTACAGCGGCACTGCCATTTTAACTAAATGCACCCCAAAGCATGTTGAATATGGTTGCGGCATTACTGATTTTGACCGCGAAGGCAGAAACATCCGCGTTGATTTTGATGAGGTATCGGTAATGAGCACCTACTTCCCCTCCGGCTCAAGCGGTGATGAGCGGCAGGTTTTTAAATACCGTTTTTTAGATGAATTTGGCCAGTATATCGATCAGTTAAAGTTAGAATGCCCTAACCTTGTAATTAGTGGCGATTACAACATTTGCCATAAGCCGATAGATATTCATAACCCCAAATCGAACGCTAATTCATCCGGCTTTTTGCCCGAAGAACGGGAGTGGATGGAAAACTTTGTGCAAAGCGGCTTTGTAGATACCTTTCGCCACCTAAACCCCGAACCACATAACTATACCTGGTGGAGTTTCCGCGCTAATGCCCGCGCCAAAAACCTCGGGTGGCGTATTGATTATAATATGGCAAGTACGCCATTGCTGGATAAAATAAAACGTGCGGCCATTTTACCCGAAGCAAGGCACTCCGACCATTGCCCGGTATTGTTGGAATTGGATTTTTAG
- the rmuC gene encoding DNA recombination protein RmuC, translating into MEIALLAFAVVILTVAIVLFLRRLTATAGNQNQLIAENNELKLKVARTEERAANMAAERDNTAQALHSERLRLEAGLAALNEQLLTEKNFNAKTQEALNAQRQRLVEQEVYLQQVQAKFKHEFENMASKLLDDKSAKFTEHNRTNLDIILNPFKDKLKDFEDKVDKVYKMEAEERNVLRGVIGTLMDLNKQISEEAQNLTKALKGDNKKAGNWGEVILERVLERSGLVKDQEYRIQASMQTTDGNRYQPDVVIDLPDEKHLVIDAKVSLVAYERLVNCETEDDRKLFARAHIESIKSHINSLSSKRYHDLYQINSPDFVLLFVPIESSFSIAVQLDGELFNYAWDKRVVIVSPSTLLATLRTIASIWKQERQNRNVLEIARLSGEMYDKFHGFIVDMEGIGNSIRSTQVNYDKALNKLSTGRGNLTVTADKIKRLGAKADKQIDQKYLNDVAD; encoded by the coding sequence ATGGAAATTGCTTTATTAGCCTTTGCGGTAGTAATATTAACTGTTGCTATTGTTTTGTTTTTGCGGAGGTTAACCGCAACAGCAGGCAACCAAAACCAGCTTATTGCCGAAAATAACGAGCTTAAACTTAAAGTGGCCCGCACCGAAGAGCGTGCCGCAAATATGGCTGCCGAACGGGATAATACCGCCCAGGCCCTGCATAGCGAGCGTTTGCGGTTGGAAGCCGGCCTTGCCGCTTTGAACGAGCAATTACTTACCGAAAAAAACTTTAATGCCAAAACCCAGGAAGCCTTAAATGCCCAACGCCAACGTTTGGTAGAGCAGGAAGTGTACCTGCAACAGGTGCAAGCCAAGTTTAAGCACGAATTTGAAAACATGGCCAGTAAACTGCTGGATGATAAATCGGCTAAGTTTACCGAGCATAACCGGACAAATCTGGATATAATATTGAATCCGTTTAAAGATAAATTGAAGGATTTTGAAGACAAGGTTGATAAGGTTTACAAAATGGAGGCCGAGGAACGCAATGTTTTGCGGGGCGTTATAGGCACGCTAATGGATTTAAACAAACAAATAAGCGAAGAAGCCCAAAACCTGACAAAGGCATTAAAGGGCGACAACAAAAAAGCGGGTAATTGGGGCGAGGTTATTTTGGAGCGTGTTTTGGAACGCTCGGGCCTGGTTAAAGATCAGGAATACCGCATACAAGCCAGTATGCAAACTACGGATGGAAACCGATACCAGCCAGATGTGGTAATTGACCTGCCCGACGAAAAGCATTTGGTTATAGACGCTAAAGTATCGTTAGTGGCCTACGAGCGCCTCGTGAATTGCGAAACAGAAGATGACCGTAAACTTTTTGCGCGCGCACATATCGAATCCATCAAAAGCCATATTAATTCGTTATCATCAAAAAGATACCATGATTTGTATCAGATTAATTCGCCCGATTTTGTTTTGTTATTTGTACCCATCGAATCGTCCTTCAGCATAGCGGTGCAGCTCGACGGCGAATTGTTTAATTACGCCTGGGATAAACGGGTGGTAATTGTTAGCCCCTCAACCTTGCTGGCCACCCTGCGCACCATTGCAAGTATCTGGAAGCAGGAACGCCAAAACCGCAATGTGTTGGAGATTGCCCGCCTAAGCGGCGAAATGTACGATAAGTTTCACGGCTTTATTGTTGATATGGAAGGCATCGGCAACAGCATCCGCTCAACACAGGTTAATTACGATAAGGCATTGAACAAACTATCAACCGGGCGTGGTAACTTAACCGTAACGGCAGATAAAATAAAGCGCCTCGGCGCTAAGGCCGATAAACAAATTGATCAGAAATATTTGAACGACGTGGCCGATTGA
- a CDS encoding tetratricopeptide repeat protein: protein MKKHFFRAIKAIAVFVLLCTVTTLRANINAIELNKVGYPQGVQPDIDFLKNNQGFYNHWVHNWNYKVPKNAVIKKLTGLYTELKKLPAGNIETNLLIGDIAHYLYNMEVEEYYQKAIDCYEVAKALSPTDYRVYWFLGNHYALSARIDLSFNNYRLALQYQQLPVAHALFWADYAVACTLASMPATALFAAEKSSTIQGETSYIEKELAFYKKGALHAPPVDTTIAAKNMWFMYGTNKSHVILTNWVMGTKLSIDSTWGFRPNDYKGGQTYTMITPPRATAKSGQKIGFSILMFTRAAKPNQSLSQFMDLFTAQYTNRKPISFTVGQIKNGIAYEIIDPTLYPQIGGGHSYAIAFERSRPAYPGMLMEDAVETPKANGSGDKIKYYADARKFSRFDGKLYYFILLDSCEFINAESLATFKDFVENGVIIE from the coding sequence ATGAAAAAACATTTCTTCCGGGCAATAAAAGCGATTGCGGTTTTTGTGTTATTATGCACAGTAACCACGTTGCGCGCCAATATTAACGCTATTGAACTTAATAAAGTTGGTTATCCGCAGGGCGTACAGCCTGATATTGATTTTTTAAAAAACAACCAAGGGTTTTACAACCACTGGGTACACAACTGGAATTATAAAGTACCAAAAAACGCTGTTATAAAAAAACTAACCGGCTTATATACCGAACTTAAAAAACTACCGGCAGGTAACATTGAAACCAACCTGCTAATTGGCGATATTGCCCACTATCTGTACAATATGGAGGTAGAAGAATATTATCAAAAAGCTATTGATTGCTATGAAGTGGCAAAAGCACTTTCGCCTACAGACTACCGGGTTTATTGGTTTTTAGGTAATCATTACGCGCTATCTGCCCGGATAGATCTTTCGTTTAATAACTACCGGCTGGCGCTGCAATATCAACAGCTTCCGGTAGCGCACGCTTTGTTTTGGGCCGACTATGCTGTAGCTTGTACCCTGGCCAGCATGCCCGCAACTGCTTTATTTGCGGCAGAAAAATCAAGTACCATACAGGGCGAAACATCCTATATAGAAAAAGAGTTAGCCTTTTACAAAAAGGGGGCACTACATGCTCCGCCTGTTGATACAACCATTGCAGCTAAAAACATGTGGTTTATGTATGGTACAAACAAAAGCCATGTAATACTTACCAATTGGGTGATGGGCACCAAGTTGAGTATTGATAGTACATGGGGTTTCAGGCCTAATGATTATAAAGGCGGTCAAACTTATACTATGATTACCCCTCCGCGGGCTACTGCAAAAAGCGGTCAAAAAATTGGCTTCAGTATATTAATGTTTACACGCGCTGCAAAGCCAAATCAATCATTAAGCCAGTTTATGGATTTGTTTACTGCACAATACACCAACCGCAAACCAATTAGCTTTACTGTTGGCCAGATTAAAAACGGCATTGCCTACGAAATTATTGACCCTACCCTGTATCCGCAAATTGGCGGGGGACACTCATACGCCATTGCTTTTGAACGCAGCAGACCCGCATACCCCGGTATGTTAATGGAAGACGCAGTTGAAACACCCAAAGCTAACGGGAGTGGAGATAAGATTAAATACTACGCAGATGCGCGCAAATTTAGCCGGTTTGATGGCAAACTCTATTATTTTATATTATTGGATAGCTGCGAGTTTATCAATGCAGAGTCGTTGGCAACATTTAAAGATTTTGTTGAAAATGGTGTGATTATTGAATAA